A portion of the Streptomyces sp. NBC_00376 genome contains these proteins:
- a CDS encoding glycerol-3-phosphate responsive antiterminator — translation MTPSPSRSGAALDPRLTAAFAEVPVVASVVGTQPLREFLTAPAKVCILASFAVGQLPQVVPALGRAGKTVFVNVDSSPGLAQDRGALEFIRNMGAHGVVSTRLSLIEKGRPLGLLTMMKVFVTDRSNLRRSTDAISRGAPDLVEIMPAPIIARMSAQAQRAMSPSVAAGFVETPADVALALALGSAAAATSDPRLWHLRRDQLPPVPPGALKRPAPPQE, via the coding sequence ATGACCCCTTCCCCCTCCCGGTCCGGTGCCGCACTCGACCCCCGGCTCACCGCGGCGTTCGCCGAGGTGCCGGTCGTCGCGTCGGTGGTCGGCACCCAGCCGCTGCGCGAGTTCCTGACCGCACCGGCGAAGGTGTGCATCCTCGCGTCGTTCGCGGTGGGGCAGCTGCCCCAGGTCGTGCCGGCGCTGGGCCGGGCGGGGAAGACCGTGTTCGTGAACGTGGACAGCAGCCCCGGTCTGGCTCAGGACCGGGGCGCGCTGGAGTTCATCAGGAACATGGGCGCGCACGGCGTGGTCAGCACCCGGCTCTCCCTCATAGAGAAGGGTCGCCCGCTCGGCCTGCTGACGATGATGAAGGTGTTCGTCACCGACCGGTCCAATCTGCGCCGCTCCACGGACGCGATCTCGCGCGGGGCGCCGGACCTGGTCGAGATCATGCCCGCCCCGATCATCGCCCGGATGAGCGCGCAGGCACAGCGCGCGATGTCCCCGTCGGTGGCCGCGGGCTTCGTGGAGACCCCCGCGGACGTGGCACTCGCGCTGGCCCTCGGCTCGGCCGCGGCCGCCACGTCCGACCCCCGCCTCTGGCACCTGCGCCGGGACCAGCTGCCGCCGGTCCCGCCCGGCGCCCTGAAGAGGCCCGCCCCACCCCAGGAGTAA
- a CDS encoding dihydrofolate reductase family protein → MRKIVLMASVSLDGFMEGPGREIDWHLVDDELHRHFNELLRGMGAFLEGRVTYQLMEDFWPTADSDPSATETEAEFAGIWRETPKIVFSRTLEHAGRNATIRREVDAEEIRTLKAQPGGDLCLGGADLAATFMRLDLVDEYRVYVHPVLIGRGRPLFPASAGRTGLRLAETREFGNGVVLLRHERRAVAPAE, encoded by the coding sequence ATGAGGAAGATCGTCCTGATGGCCTCGGTGTCCCTCGACGGCTTCATGGAGGGGCCGGGCCGCGAGATCGACTGGCACCTGGTCGACGACGAACTGCACCGTCACTTCAACGAGCTGCTCAGGGGCATGGGTGCCTTCCTCGAAGGCCGGGTGACCTATCAGCTCATGGAGGATTTCTGGCCGACCGCCGACTCCGACCCCTCCGCCACCGAGACCGAGGCGGAGTTCGCCGGTATCTGGCGGGAGACGCCCAAGATCGTGTTCTCCCGGACCCTGGAACACGCCGGCCGGAACGCCACGATCAGGCGGGAGGTCGACGCGGAGGAGATCAGGACGCTGAAGGCGCAGCCCGGCGGGGACCTGTGTCTCGGGGGCGCCGATCTCGCCGCGACCTTCATGCGGCTCGACCTGGTCGACGAGTACCGCGTCTACGTCCATCCGGTCCTCATCGGCCGGGGCAGGCCCCTGTTTCCTGCCTCGGCGGGCCGGACCGGCCTCCGGCTGGCCGAGACGCGGGAATTCGGCAACGGGGTCGTGCTGCTTCGTCACGAGCGCCGCGCGGTTGCTCCAGCGGAATGA
- a CDS encoding putative quinol monooxygenase gives MTYVVVARYRTRAGEEDTVLPLLDAMAAASREEPGNLAYRVHQGTEDPRAIVLYEEYASEADFTEHCATPHFQEIVLGKVVPLLESRDVLRCAPRPEVAA, from the coding sequence ATGACATACGTCGTCGTAGCCCGCTACCGCACCAGGGCCGGCGAGGAGGACACCGTCCTCCCCCTGCTCGACGCGATGGCCGCCGCCTCCCGCGAGGAGCCCGGCAACCTCGCCTACCGGGTCCACCAGGGCACCGAGGACCCGCGGGCGATCGTGCTGTACGAGGAGTACGCCTCCGAGGCCGACTTCACCGAGCACTGCGCCACCCCGCACTTCCAGGAGATCGTGCTCGGCAAGGTCGTCCCGCTGCTGGAGAGCCGCGACGTGCTGCGCTGCGCCCCGCGTCCGGAGGTGGCGGCGTGA
- a CDS encoding zinc-binding dehydrogenase translates to MKTRAVVLRGTSTARPYSGTRPVEVEELELGAPREGEVLVRIAAASLCHSDLSVVNGDRVRPLPMALGHEAVGVVQETGPGVGRVSPGDHVALVFVPSCGFCGDCAAGRPALCAQAAAANGSGALLHGPSLLTDAAGNPVHHQLGVSAFSEHAVLAQESVVPIPKDIPFTVASMFGCAVLTGAGAVINTAALRPGQSTVVYGLGGVGLSAVLGARAAGAYPIIAVDPVREKRELALRLGATHAYAPDEALRQIRELTSGGAESAVEAVGSPKVMAECLSAVARGGKVVSVGLPAPDRVLQVPALAFAGEGKSLLGSYMGDAVPRRDIPRFLDLWRAGLMPVELMHTGTLPLTDINAALEELASGRAIRQVIDTSGMLDA, encoded by the coding sequence GTGAAGACCCGTGCGGTGGTGCTGCGCGGGACGTCGACGGCCCGCCCGTACTCCGGTACGCGCCCGGTCGAGGTGGAGGAGCTGGAGCTCGGCGCCCCGCGCGAGGGCGAGGTGCTGGTACGGATCGCCGCCGCCTCGCTCTGCCACTCGGACCTCTCGGTGGTCAACGGCGACCGGGTCCGCCCGCTGCCGATGGCGCTGGGCCACGAGGCGGTGGGCGTCGTCCAGGAGACCGGACCGGGCGTCGGCCGGGTCTCCCCCGGCGACCATGTGGCGCTGGTCTTCGTGCCGAGCTGCGGCTTCTGCGGCGACTGCGCGGCGGGCCGCCCTGCCCTGTGCGCACAGGCCGCGGCGGCGAACGGTTCAGGTGCGCTGCTGCACGGCCCGTCGCTGCTGACCGACGCCGCCGGCAACCCGGTCCACCACCAGCTGGGCGTCTCGGCCTTCTCCGAACACGCGGTGCTGGCCCAGGAGTCGGTGGTCCCGATCCCCAAGGACATCCCGTTCACCGTCGCGTCGATGTTCGGCTGTGCGGTCCTGACGGGCGCGGGCGCTGTCATCAACACGGCGGCCCTGCGTCCGGGGCAGTCGACGGTGGTCTACGGCCTGGGCGGGGTGGGCCTCTCCGCGGTGCTGGGAGCCCGCGCGGCGGGGGCGTACCCGATCATCGCGGTCGACCCGGTCCGGGAGAAGCGCGAACTGGCACTCCGGCTGGGTGCGACTCATGCGTACGCCCCCGATGAAGCGCTGCGGCAGATCCGCGAACTGACCTCCGGCGGAGCCGAGTCCGCGGTGGAGGCGGTGGGCAGCCCCAAGGTCATGGCCGAGTGCCTGAGCGCCGTGGCCCGGGGCGGCAAGGTCGTCTCGGTGGGCCTGCCCGCGCCGGACCGGGTGCTTCAGGTCCCGGCGCTGGCGTTCGCGGGCGAGGGCAAGTCGTTGCTGGGCTCGTACATGGGCGACGCGGTGCCGCGCCGCGACATCCCGAGGTTCCTGGACCTGTGGCGGGCGGGCCTGATGCCGGTGGAGCTGATGCACACGGGCACACTGCCGCTGACCGACATCAACGCGGCGCTGGAGGAGCTGGCTTCCGGCCGGGCCATCCGCCAGGTCATCGACACCTCGGGGATGCTGGACGCCTGA
- a CDS encoding nuclear transport factor 2 family protein — MTLSVEDRLDISELLALHGHLVDNDELDRLDELFTDDIVYETSNLGHGEVHGLAAFRDMARARAGKPGAPVGHHVTNIVLTEAGDGRVHARSKGIGAGPDGECGSVTYEDVIVRGERGWRISRRKIFLHFTPAAAPETEKSDR; from the coding sequence ATGACGCTCAGTGTCGAGGACCGTCTGGACATCTCCGAACTGCTCGCCCTGCACGGGCACTTGGTCGACAACGACGAACTGGACCGGCTGGACGAGCTGTTCACCGACGACATCGTCTACGAGACCTCGAACCTCGGGCACGGGGAGGTGCACGGCCTGGCCGCCTTCCGGGACATGGCGCGGGCGCGGGCGGGCAAGCCGGGCGCGCCCGTCGGCCACCACGTCACCAACATCGTCCTCACCGAGGCCGGGGACGGCCGGGTCCATGCCCGTTCCAAGGGGATCGGCGCCGGACCGGACGGCGAGTGCGGAAGCGTGACCTATGAGGATGTGATCGTGCGCGGAGAGCGAGGATGGCGCATCAGCCGGCGCAAGATCTTCCTGCACTTCACGCCCGCGGCCGCGCCGGAGACCGAGAAGTCCGACAGGTGA